Proteins from a genomic interval of Molothrus ater isolate BHLD 08-10-18 breed brown headed cowbird chromosome 10, BPBGC_Mater_1.1, whole genome shotgun sequence:
- the FAM124B gene encoding protein FAM124B, translating into MDDGAECLMTVHLLTHLGRSFPLQQTLDRLLEWLCLDIRLFLVSERVPPLRYYERYHRRSCSFPGISILLFLHEDLGEERIFQVHEQFQRPPWRYQRAQFANSRCAPSQQEFYGLEEQLPVWGIRRVRHGPEILRITLHCSFDNYEDAVRLYELILQKEGTVQRGTLCVFVLHSSPHVAVQLCLKQLPIGVTAEPPDSAALQFKVQEIGQLVPLLPNPCVPISSTRWQTQDYEGNTILLKVQSSSRTLETNIGLSQQHDSTGSGRIPQDCVPAPLAVKQGDPGRRSQEVRAPKGKTKCAPSEAAPGCERAGSDLQRPLRSAPGAAAPQQGWAALSLRGQAGRGLRAAPADSRGQRGTETDVDTGLAVRSGRRPLSLFPGALRSSLRPLTDPGAGAALPGSALRAPARSDGAAHGAPARTDRAAHGAPARTDRAPHGAPARTDRAPHGAPARTDRAPHGAPARSDGAPHGAPARSDGAPHGAPARTDRAPHGAPARTDRAPHGAPARTDRAPHGGPGCPPPAPRASPAPPAADEEQEFYI; encoded by the exons ATGGATGATGGAGCAGAGTGTCTGATGACTGTGCATCTCCTCACCCATTTGGGACGCTCATTCCCTCTGCAGCAAACTCTGGATCGGCTTCTGGAGTGGCTCTGCCTGGACATTCGCCTTTTCCTGGTGTCAGAGCGAGTTCCTCCGCTGAGATACTACGAGAGATAccacaggaggagctgcagctttcctggaaTATCcatcctccttttcctgcacGAGGACTTGGGAGAAGAACGCATCTTCCAGGTGCACGAGCAGTTCCAGCGCCCTCCCTGGCGGTACCAGCGTGCCCAGTTTGCCAATTCCCgctgtgccccatcccagcaggaattctatgggctggaggagcagctgcccgTGTGGGGCATCAGGCGGGTGCGCCACGGCCCCGAGATCCTGCGCATCACCCTCCACTGCAGCTTCGACAACTACGAGGATGCGGTGAGGCTCTACGAGCTGATCCTGCAGAAGGAAGGCACTGTGCAGAGGGgcaccctgtgtgtgtttgtgctgcacTCCAGCCCGCACGTGGCCGTGCAGCTGTGCCTGAAGCAGCTGCCCATCGGGGTGACGGCCGAGCCCCCCGACTCGGCGGCCCTGCAGTTCAAGGTGCAGGAGATCGGGCAGCTGGTGCCCCTCCTGCCCAACCCCTGCGTGCCCATCAGCAGCACCAGGTGGCAAACACAGGACTATGAAGGAAATACGATTCTGCTCAAG GTTCAAAGCAGCTCCAGGACCCTCGAGACAAACATCGGGCTTTCCCAGCAGCATGACAGTACAGGCAGTGGAAGAATCCCGCAGGACTGTGTGCCAGCCCCTCTCGCTGTAAAACAGGGTGATCCTGGGCGGAGGAGCCAGGAGGTCAGAGCTCCGAAGGGTAAAACCAAATGTGCCCCAAGTGAAGCCGCCCCCGGCTGTGAGCGGGCGGGCAGTGACCTCCAGAGGCCCCTGCGCTCTGCTCCCGGTGCGGCAGCAccgcagcagggctgggcagcgcTGTCGCTGCGCGGGCAGGCGGGCAGGGGCCTGCGGGCTGCTCCGGCCGACAGCCGCGGGCAGCGGGGAACCGAGACCGACGTGGACACCGGGCTGGCCGTGCGGAGCGGCCGCCGCCCGCTGAGCCTGTTCCCCGGGGCCCTGCGGAGCAGCCTCCGGCCGCTGACGGACCCCGGAgccggggctgccctgcccggctcggcgctgcgagccccGGCCCGGAGCGACGGAGCCGCGCACGGAGCCCCGGCCCGGACGGACAGAGCCGCGCACGGAGCCCCGGCCCGGACGGACAGAGCCCCGCACGGAGCCCCGGCCCGGACGGACAGAGCCCCGCACGGAGCCCCGGCCCGGACGGACAGAGCCCCGCACGGAGCCCCGGCCCGGAGCGACGGAGCCCCGCACGGAGCCCCGGCCCGGAGCGACGGAGCCCCGCACGGAGCCCCCGCCCGGACGGACAGAGCCCCGCACGGAGCCCCGGCCCGGACGGACAGAGCCCCGCACGGAGCCCCCGCCCGGACGGACAGAGCCCCGCACGGAGGCCCGGGCTGCCCCCCGCCAGCACCGCGggccagcccggccccgccagCAGCGGACGAGGAGCAGGAATTCTATATATGA